A DNA window from Hordeum vulgare subsp. vulgare chromosome 1H, MorexV3_pseudomolecules_assembly, whole genome shotgun sequence contains the following coding sequences:
- the LOC123433623 gene encoding probable ascorbate-specific transmembrane electron transporter 1 — MAVPAPAKAARALAATAAALVLLWCVHFRGGLALSSPTNKGLIFNVHPVLMLIGFIIIGSEAIMSYKTLPWSHDTNKMVHLILHAVALFLGSFGIYAAFKFHNESGIANLYSLHSWVGLGAIILYGLQWVSGFLTFFFPGASPTLRRAVLPWHIRAGLVVYVLALLAAELGFLEKLTFLQVAGLGKYSSEALLVNFTALVVLLLGASVVLYVTAPAQSEHRLGYSAVRKS; from the exons ATGGCCGTGCCGGCGCCGGCCAAGGCGGCGCGCGCGCTCGCGGCCACGGCGGCGGCGCTCGTGCTGCTGTGGTGCGTACACTTTCGCGGTGGCCTCGCCCTCAGCTCCCCCACCAACAAGGGGCTCATCTTCAAC GTTCATCCTGTCCTTATGCTGATCGGATTCATCATCATAGGGAGTGAAG CCATTATGAGCTACAAAACATTGCCATGGAGCCATGACACAAATAAGATGGTCCATTTGATTCTTCATGCTGTTGCGCTTTTTCTGGGATCGTTCGGGATATATGCTGCCTTCAAGTTTCACAATGAAAGTGGAATCGCTAATCTATACAGCTTGCACTCCTGGGTTGGACTTGGCGCTATCATTTTGTATGGTTTACAG TGGGTATCTGGCTTTCTGACCTTCTTCTTTCCCGGCGCTTCGCCGACACTGCGACGTGCCGTGCTTCCGTGGCACATTCGTGCTGGGCTCGTGGTCTACGTGCTGGCGCTGCTCGCGGCTGAGCTGGGGTTCCTGGAGAAGCTCACTTTCCTTCAGGTCGCGGGTCTGGGCAAATACAGCTCGGAAGCCCTGCTGGTAAACTTCACTGCCCTTGTTGTGTTACTACTGGGCGCATCTGTCGTGCTGTATGTCACCGCTCCTGCACAGAGTGAGCACAGGCTTGGGTATTCAGCAGTGCGCAAGTCCTGA